AGATCAAAGATGTTCGGGGAATGTAAGCGGCTAGAGGGGTATTAAAGGGAGCCTGTCCGCTAGATAACTTGGCAAGTATAAGTAGGTAGCCCCAACCTTAACGATTAACTAAATCTTGTTAAAATTCGCTATTATTACCCACCTCCAACATGATGAAAATAGCCTTTTCCTTCATGAGTCGTgcactttttcttctaagcTTTATCGTCATACCAATCCAGGCAATTGTTGGCGGTATTGAAGCCGCACAGGCTTCACATATAGGTGCACTTTACGCTAAATCCGAGTTTGGTTTCTACCAGTTTAGCTGTGGTGGAGTCCTGATATCTCCGAATAAAATTCTCACGGCAGCAAATTGTGTGGATGGTCGGTCCCTGAGCGATTTGAAAATTGGATATGGTTCTTTAGACCGAGATAGCGAACCAACTACCAGTCATTTATCGGAGATTACTATTCATCCGGACTATGATCCGTTGACCTTGTCGGCAAATATCGCTGTTCTTACTCTACGAGACGTTTTCTCTGCGCCTTCCTACGCGCCGTTAGCCCAACAGCCTTCTATTCGAACTGGTGATTCTCTGACGTTATACGGTTGGGGTCGAACCAGCCTTGAAAAGATAAAATTACCAACAAAATTGCATAAGGTCGAAGTACAAGCTTTGGACACAATCGCCTGTGTATCTGAACATCTTGATCTTGGCTCCGGACAATTTTGTGATACATCGACTTCTGGGAAAGGATCTTGCTTCGGTGATCATGGCGGACCAGCCTTAGATTCATCTGGGACTGTGGTTGGGATCATATCTGGTCGGCAAAATTGTGGGCTTGCTAAGTCCGAGCTCATTACGGACGTGGCTTATTACTACACCTGGATCATATCACACTAGTGGACgatgctcttccttggtgCAAGGAGTGATATGCGGGCCTGAACGTAGAAGTTTGTGGAGTTTGAAACCCCTTCTGACCCTGTCCCAACCATTCTTCACTTTAGTGTCTATCAAGTATTTACTTTGAAAGCCTCCTCTAAGTCCAAGTTCGTCTTTTCTGCGTCTACCTTGTTAGGATCGATGGCGCATTTTGCAAGGATCCTGTAGCTGTCCGTTTGAGCGAAATTGTTCACTTGCGCTTTTTCAGCATCCTTGCCTGCTTGAAGAATGAGCTTCTGTTGGGCTGTATTGCGgtccaaaaagaaaaatggaggcCCAAAGAACCCCTCCATAAATGAGTACTCTATACCCTCCACGAATACAACTATCCGTCATTTAAAAAGCAATACGAAACAGCCCTCTAATGGGATACAAGGAAGTGCTGTCACAGCTGTCATCAAGGCTGATTCCTTGACACTAAATCATATCTACATCAAAGGGGATCATAACGCTGCCCAGAATTACGTGATTTTTGAATAATTTATCTTCCGTTCTTATTCGTTAGCTAGTTATATTTGAGGGTTTTCAAGTCGATTGGCCCAATTGTCTCTTTGCTACCCATCCCAGCGGTTATCGCAGCGGGGTTCATAACACAGGTTCATTTATACACAGATGAACTGTGGGTAACCGTTTGGGTTGAAGACACCGAAGTTTCCAGAGTCACAGTTGTTCACGCAGTCCTTGTAGTCACTGCAAGGTTCTAGGGGATCTTTAGCCATAGGAAATAGTGAGTGGAGGTGGTATTTacctccagctcctccggcATCGACGAAGGCCATTCCTAAGACAGATAGGTAGGAGAAGAGTTGAGAAAGTCTCATGGTTTTAAGTTGATTCTGGCAAGTAAATTAGATTCCACAGTGACTGGCATGTAATAGGGACTAACAGAATTTAGGGATTTGAAGCCGCGGTCGGATTCGAGGGTAAGTTGAGCTTTTGATCAAGAATGAGCTGCAGAACTAGGGAAAGAGCGGCAGAGACAGAGTTTATAGGAAATCCTGAATTAAACCCCAGAGATAACATCACATTATTAGaggaagaataaaaaatGCAATCTAAGTAGCTTTTGATCATTCTCTTGTGTAAAAGGGATTCTCC
The sequence above is a segment of the Aspergillus oryzae RIB40 DNA, chromosome 3 genome. Coding sequences within it:
- a CDS encoding uncharacterized protein (predicted protein) → MAFVDAGGAGVVFVEGIEYSFMEGFFGPPFFFLDRNTAQQKLILQAGKDAEKAQVNNFAQTDSYRILAKCAIDPNKVDAEKTNLDLEEAFKARISLLAPRKSIVH